From Arthrobacter sp. FW306-2-2C-D06B, a single genomic window includes:
- a CDS encoding chlorohydrolase family protein, translating to MITRIKAAFIIGYAEGDHCIMPDAELVHEGGTIVFVGRDYPGIVDIDIDAGQAIVSPGFIDLNALADIDHALFDSWTDPGRRLGLVWSESYLRDHGAVFTREQARFRREFALSQLVRNGITTLMPIASESYHEWCEDYEDLAATAAAVEALGVRAYLGPSYRTAVPYTDGKRLMLHEDERRGLDGLDQAVRFAQDYEGRAQGLIRTALLPARIETQTEQTLRLTRQAADELKIPVRLHAAQGLFELETMIARTGRRPLPYLADLGFLAERTYIPHAWTIPGHPHMPAAAGTGDDLALLAGSGTTVLLCPIPMAHYGGMLDNYDSYRERGVRIVLGTDSAPPNMIRAMDLAMGMTKTLSGDRSSAQAADLFRSATLDPAESLGRSDLGCLAAGAQADYFVLDLSGSHIGPHADPVRTLIMNADGRDITRVVVAGRTIVDKGEIVTVDTSDYRERAQDFLDHYIASLSDSDYAHRPTPELLPPSFPLG from the coding sequence ATGATTACGCGCATCAAGGCCGCATTCATCATTGGGTATGCCGAGGGCGACCACTGCATCATGCCCGACGCGGAGCTGGTCCACGAGGGAGGGACGATTGTCTTCGTGGGCAGGGACTACCCCGGAATAGTAGACATCGACATCGACGCCGGGCAGGCAATCGTCTCCCCCGGATTCATCGACTTGAACGCCCTGGCGGATATCGACCACGCCCTTTTCGATTCGTGGACGGATCCCGGCCGGCGCTTGGGCCTCGTCTGGTCCGAGTCCTACCTGAGGGATCACGGAGCCGTGTTCACCCGGGAGCAGGCACGGTTCCGGCGCGAGTTTGCCCTTTCGCAATTGGTCCGCAACGGCATCACCACACTCATGCCCATCGCATCCGAGAGCTACCACGAATGGTGCGAAGACTACGAGGACCTTGCCGCCACCGCCGCCGCTGTGGAAGCCCTTGGCGTCCGGGCCTACCTGGGGCCGAGCTACCGCACCGCGGTCCCCTATACGGACGGCAAGCGGCTGATGCTCCACGAGGACGAACGGCGCGGCCTCGACGGGCTTGACCAAGCTGTTCGCTTCGCCCAGGACTACGAAGGGCGGGCCCAAGGTCTGATCAGGACGGCCCTGCTACCCGCCCGGATCGAAACGCAGACCGAACAGACCCTCCGCCTCACGCGGCAGGCCGCCGATGAGCTCAAGATCCCCGTGCGCCTGCACGCCGCCCAGGGGCTCTTCGAACTCGAGACGATGATCGCCCGCACGGGGCGGCGCCCGCTCCCCTACCTGGCCGATCTCGGTTTTCTCGCAGAGCGCACCTACATCCCCCACGCCTGGACCATTCCCGGGCACCCACACATGCCTGCCGCTGCCGGCACCGGGGACGATCTGGCGCTGCTCGCCGGGTCCGGAACTACGGTCCTGCTGTGTCCCATCCCCATGGCCCACTACGGCGGAATGCTCGACAACTACGACTCGTACCGCGAGCGCGGAGTGCGGATCGTACTGGGCACCGACTCTGCCCCGCCCAACATGATCCGGGCCATGGACCTGGCGATGGGAATGACCAAGACCCTCAGCGGGGACCGCTCAAGCGCCCAGGCCGCAGACCTGTTTCGCTCGGCCACCCTGGACCCGGCCGAATCGCTCGGCCGTTCCGACCTGGGCTGCCTGGCAGCCGGAGCACAGGCCGACTATTTCGTCTTGGACCTGAGTGGCAGCCACATCGGCCCGCACGCCGACCCCGTCCGCACCCTGATCATGAACGCGGACGGACGGGACATCACCCGGGTGGTGGTGGCCGGCCGGACCATTGTGGACAAGGGAGAAATCGTCACCGTGGACACGAGCGACTACCGGGAACGCGCCCAAGACTTCCTCGACCACTACATTGCCTCGCTGAGCGACTCGGATTACGCCCACCGCCCCACCCCCGAGCTCCTGCCACCCAGTTTTCCCCTGGGGTGA
- a CDS encoding carbohydrate ABC transporter permease — MTRQLTGSPADTAHAVPAPQRRGRWSGRTRRDFFVFLALALPNLALIAVFTYLPLINNMYYSTLDWTLGSTSATVVGFENYVNFFTSSDAPQVLGTTLVFTVVTVGGSMVLGLLVALALNAKVRGTTFARSAVFAPYVLSGVGVGLVWLFIFDPGYGVLSWLLRGIGQPSPQWINDPQLSLVMVIIVYVWKNLGYCAVVYLAGLQSLPKDVMEAASLDGANGLRRFMSISVPLLSPTTFFLLITTMISSLQAFDLIRIMTPLGNGTSTLIYEAYLQAFGAYNRAGYSAAISVVLFAILLIITVLQLRFVERKVHYS; from the coding sequence ATGACTAGACAACTGACAGGCAGCCCCGCGGACACCGCGCATGCTGTCCCGGCCCCTCAGCGCCGGGGACGCTGGTCCGGCCGAACCCGACGCGACTTCTTTGTGTTCCTGGCACTGGCCTTGCCGAACTTGGCGCTGATCGCAGTGTTCACGTATCTGCCGTTGATCAACAACATGTATTACTCGACCCTTGACTGGACCCTGGGCTCCACCTCGGCCACCGTTGTGGGCTTCGAAAACTACGTCAACTTCTTCACCAGCTCCGACGCCCCGCAAGTGCTTGGCACCACGCTCGTCTTCACCGTGGTCACAGTCGGCGGTTCCATGGTGCTGGGTCTCTTGGTGGCCCTGGCCTTGAACGCCAAGGTCCGCGGCACCACCTTTGCGCGCTCAGCCGTCTTCGCCCCCTACGTCCTCAGCGGCGTAGGAGTCGGCCTCGTGTGGTTGTTCATCTTCGACCCCGGATACGGCGTGCTGTCTTGGCTGCTCCGGGGCATCGGCCAGCCAAGCCCGCAGTGGATCAACGATCCGCAGCTCTCCCTCGTGATGGTCATCATCGTCTACGTCTGGAAGAACCTGGGCTACTGCGCCGTCGTGTACCTCGCCGGACTCCAGTCGCTTCCGAAGGACGTCATGGAGGCAGCCTCCCTTGACGGCGCCAACGGCTTGCGCCGCTTCATGAGCATCTCCGTTCCGCTGCTTTCGCCCACCACGTTCTTCCTGCTGATCACCACGATGATCAGCTCGCTGCAGGCCTTTGACCTGATCCGCATCATGACGCCGCTGGGCAACGGCACCAGCACGCTGATCTACGAGGCCTATCTGCAGGCCTTCGGCGCCTACAACCGCGCAGGCTACTCCGCCGCCATCTCAGTGGTGCTCTTCGCCATCCTGCTCATCATCACCGTGCTCCAGCTGCGGTTCGTCGAACGGAAGGTGCACTACTCATGA
- a CDS encoding carbohydrate ABC transporter permease, with translation MSTLSPVSPNPASGVGTLEGPDGGPELPARRDKPFSRANLVQTLAGGYIPLIVATLVVVLPLLWMLLSSFKQPGEIVTTDLKILPQGLNLENYHTAMTTVPFARFFLNSLIVTVVGSTVKVILAILTAYALVFVRFPFKNVIFVVILVALMVPPQVSILPNYILIAGIGGKNTLWGIILPGLGTAFGTFLLRQHFKTLPGSILEAAEIDGAGHWRRLWQVVAPVSLPSIATVALVTVVSEWNDYIWPLIITDRPETMTLPVGLTLLQNSEGNGAGWGILMAGAVLVIIPILLVFAALQRYIVAGLTQGSVTG, from the coding sequence ATGAGCACTCTCTCTCCCGTCAGCCCCAACCCCGCAAGCGGCGTCGGAACCCTTGAAGGTCCCGACGGCGGTCCGGAGCTCCCAGCGCGGCGCGACAAGCCGTTCTCCCGCGCAAACCTCGTCCAGACACTGGCCGGAGGCTACATCCCGCTGATCGTGGCCACCCTCGTGGTGGTACTGCCGCTGTTGTGGATGTTGCTGAGTTCCTTCAAGCAGCCGGGCGAGATCGTCACCACGGATCTCAAGATCCTGCCGCAGGGCTTGAATCTGGAGAACTACCACACGGCCATGACAACAGTGCCGTTCGCGCGGTTCTTCCTGAACAGCCTGATCGTCACCGTGGTTGGTTCCACTGTCAAAGTGATCCTCGCCATCCTGACGGCTTACGCCCTGGTCTTTGTCCGTTTCCCGTTCAAGAACGTCATCTTCGTCGTGATCCTCGTGGCCCTGATGGTGCCTCCGCAGGTGTCGATCCTCCCCAACTACATCCTGATCGCTGGGATCGGCGGGAAGAACACTCTGTGGGGGATCATCCTTCCGGGACTCGGTACCGCCTTCGGAACCTTCCTGCTGCGCCAGCATTTCAAGACGCTTCCGGGGTCCATCCTCGAAGCCGCGGAAATCGACGGCGCGGGCCATTGGCGCAGGCTGTGGCAAGTAGTCGCCCCCGTATCTCTCCCCTCCATCGCCACCGTCGCCCTCGTCACCGTGGTCAGCGAATGGAACGACTACATCTGGCCGCTGATCATCACGGACCGGCCGGAAACCATGACCCTCCCCGTTGGACTGACCTTGCTTCAGAACTCTGAAGGAAACGGCGCCGGCTGGGGGATCCTGATGGCCGGGGCCGTCCTGGTGATCATCCCCATCCTCCTGGTCTTCGCAGCGTTGCAACGCTACATCGTTGCCGGGCTCACCCAGGGCAGCGTCACTGGCTAG
- a CDS encoding ABC transporter substrate-binding protein, with protein MAMNLDRRNFLGLAGLGVGAAALAACGGPSTSGSAVSSSPSDIDFTGVKPAGSFDFWTSHPGQSQAVEQSIIDKFQAKFPDIKVNLVTAGANYEEIAQKFQTSQAAKSALPGLVVLSDVWWFRYYTNGNIIPLDGLIKQLDVKIDDFQKSLVADYQYANKQWALPYGRSTPLFYYNKDHFKAAGLPDRAPKTWQEFAEWAPKLQASSGAKYAYIYPALAGYAGWTLQNNLWGWGGSWSNGWTFNCDSAESVTALQWAQDSIYKDKWAGVSSKNAADDFSAGITSTTISSTGDLLGVLKSAKFNVGVGFLPGGPKAETNVCPTGGAGLGIPSGVSKEVQLAAATFLKFMTEPENTAAFSAATGYMPTRVSADMTAVLAKTPQIKTAMDQLAVTKVQDNARVFLPGADQEMAKAAAKILTQQGDVKATMTDLKTTLDGIYTKDVKPKLKS; from the coding sequence ATGGCAATGAATCTTGATCGTAGAAACTTCCTGGGGCTCGCCGGCCTTGGGGTCGGCGCTGCCGCCCTTGCAGCATGCGGCGGTCCGTCGACCAGCGGCAGCGCAGTGAGCAGCAGCCCGTCGGACATCGACTTCACCGGCGTCAAGCCGGCAGGCTCGTTCGACTTTTGGACAAGCCACCCCGGGCAGTCCCAGGCCGTCGAGCAATCCATCATTGACAAGTTCCAGGCGAAGTTCCCGGACATCAAGGTGAACCTCGTGACGGCAGGCGCCAACTACGAGGAAATCGCGCAGAAGTTCCAGACCTCGCAGGCCGCGAAGTCGGCCCTCCCCGGCCTGGTCGTGCTCTCCGACGTCTGGTGGTTCCGCTATTACACGAACGGCAACATCATTCCCTTGGACGGGCTCATCAAGCAGCTGGACGTCAAAATTGACGACTTCCAGAAGTCCCTCGTAGCGGACTACCAATACGCCAACAAGCAGTGGGCGCTCCCCTATGGCCGCTCCACCCCGCTCTTCTACTACAACAAGGACCACTTCAAGGCCGCCGGCCTTCCGGACCGGGCACCCAAGACCTGGCAGGAGTTCGCCGAGTGGGCCCCCAAGCTCCAGGCCAGCTCGGGCGCGAAGTACGCCTACATCTACCCGGCCCTTGCCGGATACGCCGGCTGGACCCTGCAGAACAACCTGTGGGGCTGGGGCGGCAGCTGGTCCAACGGCTGGACCTTCAACTGCGATTCCGCCGAGTCGGTCACGGCCCTGCAGTGGGCACAGGACTCCATCTACAAGGACAAGTGGGCCGGCGTCTCCTCCAAGAACGCCGCGGACGACTTCTCCGCAGGCATCACGTCCACCACGATCTCCTCCACCGGGGACCTGTTGGGCGTGTTGAAGTCCGCCAAGTTCAACGTCGGCGTCGGCTTCCTGCCGGGCGGGCCCAAGGCCGAGACCAACGTCTGCCCCACCGGCGGCGCCGGACTCGGGATTCCCAGCGGTGTCAGCAAGGAAGTCCAGCTCGCGGCCGCGACCTTCCTGAAGTTCATGACCGAGCCGGAGAACACCGCGGCCTTCTCCGCTGCGACCGGCTACATGCCCACCCGCGTCTCAGCGGACATGACTGCAGTCCTCGCCAAGACTCCCCAGATCAAGACGGCCATGGACCAGCTCGCCGTGACCAAGGTGCAGGACAATGCCCGCGTGTTCCTGCCCGGCGCCGATCAGGAGATGGCCAAGGCTGCCGCGAAGATCCTCACGCAGCAGGGCGACGTGAAGGCCACCATGACGGACCTCAAGACAACCCTCGACGGCATCTACACCAAGGACGTCAAGCCCAAGCTCAAGAGCTAG
- the map gene encoding type I methionyl aminopeptidase, which translates to MAFGQPRIEYKTNEQMRKMHEAGLVLSRALDAAVEAAKPGVTTREIDAVFAAVLIDAGAKSNFLGYHGFPATICASVNEEVVHGIPGDRVLQDGDIISIDGGAIVDGWHSDSARTVIVGTADPEDQRLSDVTQAAMWRGIAALAKGKFVGDIGNAVDDYVSSVPGKPLGILEDYVGHGIGSEMHMAPDVLNYRTTHRGPKIRPGLCLAIEPMLVRGSIETATLDDDWTVVTTDGKRSCQWEHSVAVHEKGIWVLSAPDGGAQQLVPLGVVPVPIP; encoded by the coding sequence ATGGCGTTCGGCCAGCCCCGCATCGAATACAAAACGAATGAGCAAATGCGCAAGATGCACGAGGCCGGACTGGTCCTCAGCAGAGCGCTCGACGCAGCCGTTGAGGCCGCGAAACCCGGCGTGACGACGCGTGAGATCGACGCCGTGTTCGCGGCGGTCCTCATCGACGCTGGAGCGAAGTCGAACTTCCTCGGATACCACGGCTTCCCGGCCACCATCTGCGCATCCGTCAACGAGGAAGTGGTCCACGGCATCCCCGGGGACCGGGTCCTCCAGGACGGGGACATCATTTCGATTGATGGCGGAGCGATCGTTGACGGCTGGCACTCCGACTCGGCACGCACCGTGATAGTGGGGACGGCTGATCCTGAAGACCAGCGGCTCTCGGATGTCACCCAGGCCGCCATGTGGCGTGGAATCGCTGCTTTGGCGAAGGGCAAGTTCGTGGGCGATATCGGGAACGCCGTGGATGACTACGTCTCCTCCGTACCGGGGAAACCGCTCGGCATCCTGGAGGACTACGTGGGCCACGGCATCGGTTCCGAGATGCACATGGCGCCTGATGTATTGAACTACCGCACCACGCACCGCGGTCCGAAGATCAGGCCGGGACTGTGCCTTGCGATTGAACCCATGCTCGTCCGCGGCAGCATTGAAACAGCAACCCTCGACGACGACTGGACCGTGGTGACCACCGACGGCAAGCGTTCGTGCCAGTGGGAGCACTCGGTTGCCGTCCACGAAAAGGGCATCTGGGTGCTCTCCGCCCCCGACGGCGGTGCACAGCAGTTGGTGCCGCTCGGCGTCGTGCCCGTTCCGATTCCCTGA